In a genomic window of Quercus lobata isolate SW786 chromosome 4, ValleyOak3.0 Primary Assembly, whole genome shotgun sequence:
- the LOC115987326 gene encoding cysteine proteinase inhibitor 6, whose protein sequence is MATLGGVHDSQQGCSAQNSGEIEGLARFAVEQHNKKENALLEFARVIKAQEQVVAGTMHHLTIEAVDAGKKKLYEAKVWVKPWLNFKELQEFKHAGDSPSFTPSDLGVKRDGHGAGWQAVPTHDPSVQDAANHAVKTIQQRSNSLFPYELQEVIHAKAEVIDESAKFDMLLKVKRGSKEEKFKVEVHKNNEGSFHLNQMQPHES, encoded by the exons ATGGCAACTCTGGGAGGCGTGCACGATTCTCAACAAGGATGTTCTGCTCAGAACAGCGGCGAGATCGAAGGTCTCGCTCGTTTCGCTGTCGAACAACACAACAAGAAAGAg AATGCCCTGCTTGAGTTTGCAAGGGTCATAAAGGCTCAAGAACAGGTAGTTGCTGGGACAATGCATCATCTTACTATTGAGGCTGTTGATGCGGGTAAGAAGAAGCTATATGAAGCCAAGGTTTGGGTGAAGCCCTGGTTGAACTTCAAAGAATTGCAGGAGTTCAAGCATGCTGGTGATTCACCGTCATTTACCCCTTCAGATCTTGGGGTTAAAAGAG ATGGACATGGCGCAGGATGGCAAGCAGTGCCAACACATGACCCCTCGGTTCAAGATGCAGCAAATCATGCTGTCAAGACCATCCAGCAGAGGTCTAACTCATTGTTCCCTTATGAACTGCAAGAGGTCATTCATGCAAAGGCAGAG GTGATAGATGAATCTGCAAAGTTTGACATGCTTCTAAAGGTCAAGAGGGGAAGcaaagaagaaaagtttaaagTGGAGGTACATAAGAATAATGAAGGGAGCTTCCACTTGAATCAGATGCAGCCTCACGAGTCCTAA
- the LOC115987086 gene encoding dr1-associated corepressor homolog: MRKKLDTRFPAARIKKIMQADEDVGKIALAVPVLVSKALELFLQDLCDRTYEITLQRGAKTMSSLHLKHCVQSYTVFDFLKEVVSRVPDYSHGHSDAGGEDRAISKRRKAAGDECNDSDEELKKSKMHEMSHAHASSSGRGRGRGRGRGRGRGRGTIEREAHHIDTGSDPCTSLQQGNKHNQNPDTLMDNGSEAKELSKENIATTDGANPAARSFDLNANVDDNEDTKATAAAATAAAAAAAPASSAGPTTETRHEEYPGWSLSDVDKMAIDPLQLAHLSKRLDEEDEDYDEEG, from the exons GCTCGGATTAAAAAGATCATGCAAGCTGATGAGGATGTTGGAAAGATAGCATTGGCAGTTCCTGTTTTAGTTT CTAAAGCGTTGGAGTTATTTTTGCAAGACCTCTGTGACCGTACATACGAGATAACCCTTCAGAGAGGAGCAAAGACTATGAGTTCGTTGCATTT AAAACATTGTGTGCAGAGCTATACTGTGTTTGATTTTCTGAAGGAGGTAGTCAGCCGAGTTCCAGACTATAGTCATGGTCATTCTGATGCTGGTGGCGAGGATCGTGCCATTTCAAAGAGAAG AAAAGCTGCAGGCGATGAATGCAATGACAGTGATGAGGAGTTGAAGAAGAGCAAGATG CATGAGATGAGTCATGCGCATGCCAGCAGCAGTGGTAGAGGAAGAGGGCGGGGTCGAGGGAGAGGTCGTGGACGAGGCCGTGGAACAATAGAAAGAGAGGCGCACCATATTGATACTGGATCTGACCCCTGCACGTCGCTTCAGCAGGGCAACAAACATAATCAGAACCCTGACACATTGATGGATAATGGTTCTGAGGCAAAGGAATTGTCAAAGGAGAATATTGCCACTACAGATGGTGCCAACCCAGCAGCTCGAAGTTTTGATCTGAATGCCAATGTTGATGATAATGAGGACACAAAGGCCACAGCAGCAGCGGCgacagcagcagcagcagccgCAGCCCCGGCCTCCTCAGCTGGGCCTACTACCGAGACTAGACACGAAGAATACCCCGGATGGTCTCTTTCTGATGTGGACAAGATGGCCATCGACCCTCTTCAGCTTGCACACCTCAGCAAAAGGTTAGACGAGGAAGATGAAGATTACGACGAAGAGGGGTAA